One genomic window of Chelonoidis abingdonii isolate Lonesome George chromosome 5, CheloAbing_2.0, whole genome shotgun sequence includes the following:
- the LIN54 gene encoding protein lin-54 homolog isoform X6: MKSIEGRVLSQTAPGTPPKTITISESGVIGPSLGSTTQQTPNKIAISPLKSPNKLTMVSVASQPPNSPQKTMGVPLNVALGQQILTVQQSAPSSPGKAIVNHTTAQAVKSAVQTITVGGVSTSQFKTIIPLATAPNVQQIQVPGSKFHYVRLVTATTANSSTQSASQNPSTNTQPLQQAKPVVVNATPVRMSVPIVPAQTVKQVVPKPINPTSQIVTTSQPQQRLIMPATPLPQIQPNLTNLPPGTVLAPAPGTGNVGYAVLPAQYVTQLQQSSYVSIASNTGFTGTSNIQTQARLPFNGIMPSEPANRPRKPCNCTKSLCLKLYCDCFANGEFCNNCNCTNCYNNLDHENDRQKAIKACLDRNPEAFKPKIGKGKEGESDRRHSKGCNCKRSGCLKNYCECYEAKIMCSSICKCIGCKNFEESPERKTLMHLADAAEVRVQQQTAAKTKLSSQISDLLTRPAPALTSGGGKLPFTFVTKEVADATCDCLLAQAEQAEKMGKSKAAAERVILEEFGRCLMRVINSAGKSKSDPCAMNC, encoded by the exons ATGAAAAGTATTGAAG GTAGGGTTCTTTCACAGACTGCTCCGGGAACGCCACCAAAGACCATAACCATCTCTGAGAGTGGAGTTATTGGGCCTTCTTTAGGTTCTACAACGCAACAGACACCGAATAAAATAGCTATCTCCCCGCTGAAGTCCCCTAATAAG CTGACAATGGTGTCGGTGGCCTCGCAGCCTCCTAACTCCCCTCAGAAGACGATGGGTGTTCCTCTGAATGTAGCCTTAGGACAGCAGATCCTCACAGTGCAGCAGtcagcaccctcttcacctggcAAGGCCATAGTCAACCATACAACTGCTCAG GCTGTGAAGTCAGCAGTACAGACCATCACTGTGGGAGGAGTGAGTACATCTCAATTTAAGACCATAATTCCCTTGGCAACGGCCCCCAATGTTCAGCAGATTCAGGTACCTGGAAGCAAATTCCACTATGTCAGACTTGTTACGGCCACAACAGCCAACAGTTCAACCCAGTCAGCCAGTCAGAATCCTAGTACCAACACACAACCTCTTCAGCAAG CTAAGCCAGTGGTGGTGAATGCAACTCCAGTGCGGATGTCTGTCCCAATAGTACCAGCTCAGACTGTCAAACAG GTGGTGCCCAAACCAATCAACCCAACTTCACAGATAGTTACTACTAGTCAGCCACAACAGAGACTTATTATGCCAGCTACTCCATTGCCACAGATACAGCCAAACCTCACTAACCTCCCGCCGGGCACTGTGCTGGCGCCAGCACCTGGCACAGGAAATGTAGGCTATGCAGTTCTTCCAGCTCAATACGTCACTCAG CTACAGCAGTCATCATACGTATCTATAGCAAGCAACACTGGTTTTACTGGGACATCTAATATCCAGACACAAGCAAGGCTACCGTTCAATGG AATTATGCCATCCGAACCTGCAAACCGCCCCAGGAAGCCGTGCAATTGTACGAAATCTCTGTGTTTGAAACT GTATTGTGATTGTTTTGCAAATGGTGAATTCTGCAATAACTGCAACTGTACCAATTGTTATAACAACCTGGACCATGAAAATGATAGGCAAAAAGCAATAAAG GCCTGCCTTGATAGAAACCCTGAAGCCTTCAAGCCCAAAatagggaaaggaaaggaaggggaatcAGACCGGCGGCACAGCAAAGGCTGCAACTGCAAACGATCAGGATGTCTCAAAAACTATTGTGAATGCTATGAG gCAAAAATCATGTGTTCCTCAATATGTAAATGCATTGGCTGCAAAAACTTTGAAGAAAGCCCAGAACGAAAGACTCTGATGCACTTAGCAGATGCAGCAGAAGTAAGAGTCCAGCAACAAACAGCTGCAAAGACAAAGTTATCGTCACAAATCTCAGATCTGTTAACGAGGCCAGCCCCAGCACTGACTAGCGGAGGGGGGAA atTGCCATTTACCTTTGTAACCAAGGAGGTGGCTGACGCGACTTGTGATTGCCTGCTTGCGCAGGCCGAGCAGGCTGAAAAGATGGGCAAGTCAAAAGCAGCAGCGGAGCGCGTGATCCTGGAGGAATTTGGACGTTGTTTGATGAGAGTCATCAATTCAGCAGGAAAATCCAAAAGTGACCCCTGTGCCATGAACTGCTGA
- the LIN54 gene encoding protein lin-54 homolog isoform X5 codes for MKSIEGRVLSQTAPGTPPKTITISESGVIGPSLGSTTQQTPNKIAISPLKSPNKQLTMVSVASQPPNSPQKTMGVPLNVALGQQILTVQQSAPSSPGKAIVNHTTAQAVKSAVQTITVGGVSTSQFKTIIPLATAPNVQQIQVPGSKFHYVRLVTATTANSSTQSASQNPSTNTQPLQQAKPVVVNATPVRMSVPIVPAQTVKQVVPKPINPTSQIVTTSQPQQRLIMPATPLPQIQPNLTNLPPGTVLAPAPGTGNVGYAVLPAQYVTQLQQSSYVSIASNTGFTGTSNIQTQARLPFNGIMPSEPANRPRKPCNCTKSLCLKLYCDCFANGEFCNNCNCTNCYNNLDHENDRQKAIKACLDRNPEAFKPKIGKGKEGESDRRHSKGCNCKRSGCLKNYCECYEAKIMCSSICKCIGCKNFEESPERKTLMHLADAAEVRVQQQTAAKTKLSSQISDLLTRPAPALTSGGGKLPFTFVTKEVADATCDCLLAQAEQAEKMGKSKAAAERVILEEFGRCLMRVINSAGKSKSDPCAMNC; via the exons ATGAAAAGTATTGAAG GTAGGGTTCTTTCACAGACTGCTCCGGGAACGCCACCAAAGACCATAACCATCTCTGAGAGTGGAGTTATTGGGCCTTCTTTAGGTTCTACAACGCAACAGACACCGAATAAAATAGCTATCTCCCCGCTGAAGTCCCCTAATAAG CAGCTGACAATGGTGTCGGTGGCCTCGCAGCCTCCTAACTCCCCTCAGAAGACGATGGGTGTTCCTCTGAATGTAGCCTTAGGACAGCAGATCCTCACAGTGCAGCAGtcagcaccctcttcacctggcAAGGCCATAGTCAACCATACAACTGCTCAG GCTGTGAAGTCAGCAGTACAGACCATCACTGTGGGAGGAGTGAGTACATCTCAATTTAAGACCATAATTCCCTTGGCAACGGCCCCCAATGTTCAGCAGATTCAGGTACCTGGAAGCAAATTCCACTATGTCAGACTTGTTACGGCCACAACAGCCAACAGTTCAACCCAGTCAGCCAGTCAGAATCCTAGTACCAACACACAACCTCTTCAGCAAG CTAAGCCAGTGGTGGTGAATGCAACTCCAGTGCGGATGTCTGTCCCAATAGTACCAGCTCAGACTGTCAAACAG GTGGTGCCCAAACCAATCAACCCAACTTCACAGATAGTTACTACTAGTCAGCCACAACAGAGACTTATTATGCCAGCTACTCCATTGCCACAGATACAGCCAAACCTCACTAACCTCCCGCCGGGCACTGTGCTGGCGCCAGCACCTGGCACAGGAAATGTAGGCTATGCAGTTCTTCCAGCTCAATACGTCACTCAG CTACAGCAGTCATCATACGTATCTATAGCAAGCAACACTGGTTTTACTGGGACATCTAATATCCAGACACAAGCAAGGCTACCGTTCAATGG AATTATGCCATCCGAACCTGCAAACCGCCCCAGGAAGCCGTGCAATTGTACGAAATCTCTGTGTTTGAAACT GTATTGTGATTGTTTTGCAAATGGTGAATTCTGCAATAACTGCAACTGTACCAATTGTTATAACAACCTGGACCATGAAAATGATAGGCAAAAAGCAATAAAG GCCTGCCTTGATAGAAACCCTGAAGCCTTCAAGCCCAAAatagggaaaggaaaggaaggggaatcAGACCGGCGGCACAGCAAAGGCTGCAACTGCAAACGATCAGGATGTCTCAAAAACTATTGTGAATGCTATGAG gCAAAAATCATGTGTTCCTCAATATGTAAATGCATTGGCTGCAAAAACTTTGAAGAAAGCCCAGAACGAAAGACTCTGATGCACTTAGCAGATGCAGCAGAAGTAAGAGTCCAGCAACAAACAGCTGCAAAGACAAAGTTATCGTCACAAATCTCAGATCTGTTAACGAGGCCAGCCCCAGCACTGACTAGCGGAGGGGGGAA atTGCCATTTACCTTTGTAACCAAGGAGGTGGCTGACGCGACTTGTGATTGCCTGCTTGCGCAGGCCGAGCAGGCTGAAAAGATGGGCAAGTCAAAAGCAGCAGCGGAGCGCGTGATCCTGGAGGAATTTGGACGTTGTTTGATGAGAGTCATCAATTCAGCAGGAAAATCCAAAAGTGACCCCTGTGCCATGAACTGCTGA